A DNA window from Candidatus Baltobacteraceae bacterium contains the following coding sequences:
- a CDS encoding retropepsin-like aspartic protease — MRAAVFALFLLGATAPVVIGSGLDGTRATIPVQVDGRTERCVIDTGASVMLLSADAARNAGLQFGAPLEEIAPDGRRYADYQTTITDFTAGSYTAHGMPARISSNLPSNVILCGYDFLSRVPTLIDRDHNQVTLFPATAAVDRMHCEPVDLTPRVPLGSIDVNGTKIGNVVLDSGATGGGVLWSGAGSNLTPAQYGMSCGQNAGIAFYDGGPVAQLQLCTSPQRPDGYNGLVETNLPTVHQIAIDYPNRRMCFQ; from the coding sequence ATGAGAGCCGCGGTTTTCGCCCTTTTTCTCTTGGGAGCCACGGCGCCGGTCGTGATCGGCAGCGGCCTCGACGGAACGCGCGCGACGATTCCGGTTCAGGTCGACGGGCGCACGGAGCGTTGCGTGATCGACACCGGTGCGTCGGTCATGCTGCTTTCCGCGGATGCCGCGCGCAACGCGGGCCTGCAGTTCGGCGCGCCGCTCGAAGAGATCGCACCCGACGGGCGGCGCTACGCCGACTATCAGACGACCATCACCGATTTCACGGCAGGATCGTATACCGCTCACGGCATGCCGGCGCGGATTTCGTCGAATTTGCCGAGCAACGTCATCCTCTGCGGCTACGATTTTCTGTCGCGCGTCCCGACCTTGATCGATCGCGATCATAACCAGGTGACGCTCTTCCCTGCGACCGCCGCGGTCGATCGCATGCACTGCGAGCCGGTCGATCTGACGCCGCGGGTTCCACTTGGCTCGATCGACGTCAACGGCACGAAAATCGGCAACGTCGTGCTCGATTCCGGCGCGACCGGCGGCGGCGTGCTCTGGAGCGGCGCCGGATCGAACCTCACGCCGGCGCAATACGGCATGAGTTGCGGCCAAAATGCCGGTATCGCGTTCTACGACGGCGGTCCCGTCGCCCAACTGCAGCTGTGCACCTCGCCGCAGCGACCCGATGGCTACAACGGCCTCGTCGAAACGAACCTACCGACCGTGCATCAAATCGCGATCGATTACCCGAATCGCCGGATGTGTTTCCAATAG
- a CDS encoding bifunctional salicylyl-CoA 5-hydroxylase/oxidoreductase — protein sequence MHLNCIGGGPAGLYFSLLVKQRFPDWKIRVVERNRPLDTFGWGVVFSDATLDNLRVADEPTHRAITQAFAHWDDIDIFFKGRKITSGGHGFSGIARKRLLQILQERAAGVGVDVAFQTEADDIEKYRDCDLLVGADGINSRVRQTYAATFQPDLDKRLCRFVWLGTTWPIDAFTFLFEETEHGWFTVHAYRFDEQLSTFIVECREETWLAHGLDSAGTDETIAFCQRLFGQYLGGHTLMANSAHLRGRDWLNFTRVSNASWIHENVVLLGDAAHTAHFSVGSGTKLAMEDAIGLADALTSRRDLGVALEEYVSARRLEVLKLQNAARNSTEWFENVARYASLPAEQFAYSLLTRSQRIGHENLRLRDTTYVEAVERWFAGENVTEGRVPPMFTPIALRGLELRNRVVVSPMDMYSAVDGFPNDFHMVHLGTRALGGAGLVFTEMTCVTRDGRISPGCTGMYLDEHVPAWKRIVHFVHEFSNAKICLQLGHSGPKGSTKLMWEGMDEPLEAGNWPVVGPSAVPYAQSHQVPRELSRSEMDEILRAFVRATQMGVEAGFDMVELHCAHGYLLSSFITPLRNHRTDEYGGSLENRLRYPLEIFAAMRAVWPQERPMSVRISATDWVDGGVGGADSVEIARAFKAAGADLIDVSTGQTSPDAKPVYGRMFQTPYADRIRNEIGIATMAVGNITEADQVNAILAAGRADLVALGRPHLADPFWTLHAAAQLGYEQAPWPVQYVPGKQQLERLVQRAKEQGLTHAI from the coding sequence ATGCACCTCAACTGTATCGGCGGCGGACCCGCGGGGCTGTATTTCAGCCTCCTCGTCAAGCAGCGCTTCCCGGACTGGAAGATCCGCGTCGTCGAGCGCAACCGGCCTCTCGACACGTTCGGCTGGGGCGTGGTCTTCTCGGACGCGACCTTGGATAATCTGCGCGTCGCCGACGAGCCGACGCACCGCGCGATCACGCAGGCCTTCGCCCACTGGGACGACATCGACATCTTTTTCAAGGGCCGCAAGATCACGTCGGGCGGCCACGGCTTCTCCGGTATCGCGCGCAAACGGCTGCTGCAGATTCTGCAAGAACGCGCGGCCGGGGTCGGCGTCGACGTCGCTTTCCAAACCGAAGCCGACGACATCGAGAAGTATCGCGACTGCGATCTGCTCGTCGGCGCCGACGGTATCAACAGCCGCGTTCGCCAAACGTACGCGGCGACGTTCCAGCCCGATCTCGACAAGCGCCTCTGCCGGTTCGTTTGGCTGGGAACGACCTGGCCGATCGACGCGTTTACGTTCCTTTTCGAGGAGACCGAGCACGGCTGGTTCACCGTGCACGCCTATCGGTTCGACGAGCAGCTGAGCACGTTCATCGTCGAGTGCCGTGAGGAGACCTGGCTCGCGCACGGTCTCGACTCGGCCGGCACGGACGAGACGATCGCGTTCTGCCAGCGGCTGTTCGGACAGTACCTCGGGGGCCACACGCTGATGGCCAACTCCGCGCACCTGCGCGGCCGCGACTGGCTCAACTTCACCCGCGTGAGCAATGCGAGCTGGATCCATGAAAATGTGGTCCTGTTGGGCGATGCGGCGCACACGGCCCACTTCTCGGTCGGCTCGGGAACCAAGCTAGCGATGGAAGACGCCATCGGCCTCGCCGACGCCCTGACCTCGCGGCGGGACCTCGGCGTCGCGCTCGAGGAGTACGTTAGCGCTCGGCGGCTTGAAGTGCTGAAACTTCAGAACGCCGCACGCAACTCGACGGAGTGGTTCGAAAACGTCGCTCGCTACGCCAGCTTGCCTGCCGAGCAGTTCGCGTACAGTCTGTTGACGCGCAGCCAGCGGATCGGTCACGAAAACCTGCGCCTGCGCGATACAACCTATGTCGAGGCAGTGGAACGCTGGTTCGCCGGTGAGAACGTAACCGAAGGGCGAGTTCCACCGATGTTCACGCCCATTGCTTTGCGTGGCCTCGAACTGCGCAACCGCGTTGTCGTGTCACCCATGGATATGTACAGCGCGGTCGACGGTTTTCCCAACGACTTCCACATGGTGCATCTCGGCACGCGAGCGCTTGGTGGGGCGGGGTTGGTCTTTACCGAGATGACGTGCGTGACGCGCGACGGCCGCATCTCTCCCGGGTGCACCGGCATGTATCTCGACGAGCACGTTCCGGCTTGGAAGCGCATCGTGCATTTCGTGCACGAGTTTTCCAATGCGAAGATCTGCCTGCAGCTGGGCCATTCCGGACCGAAAGGCTCGACCAAGCTCATGTGGGAGGGCATGGACGAACCGCTCGAGGCCGGCAACTGGCCGGTGGTCGGCCCGTCGGCCGTTCCGTACGCGCAAAGCCATCAAGTGCCGCGCGAGCTCAGCCGCTCGGAGATGGACGAGATTCTGCGCGCGTTCGTGCGCGCGACCCAAATGGGCGTCGAGGCCGGCTTCGACATGGTCGAGCTGCACTGCGCGCACGGCTACTTGTTGTCGTCGTTTATCACGCCGCTGCGCAACCATCGCACCGACGAATACGGCGGGTCGCTGGAGAACCGGCTGCGCTATCCGTTAGAAATATTCGCGGCGATGCGCGCGGTATGGCCGCAAGAGCGTCCGATGTCGGTGCGCATTTCGGCAACCGATTGGGTCGACGGCGGCGTCGGCGGCGCCGATTCCGTCGAAATCGCACGCGCGTTCAAGGCGGCGGGTGCGGACCTCATCGACGTTTCGACCGGGCAAACCTCGCCCGACGCCAAACCCGTCTACGGCCGGATGTTTCAAACGCCGTACGCCGATCGCATTCGCAACGAGATCGGCATTGCCACGATGGCGGTCGGCAACATCACCGAAGCCGATCAAGTCAACGCGATTCTCGCCGCCGGCCGCGCCGACTTGGTCGCGCTCGGACGCCCGCATCTCGCCGATCCGTTCTGGACCTTGCACGCGGCGGCGCAGTTGGGTTACGAGCAGGCGCCGTGGCCGGTGCAGTACGTGCCCGGAAAACAACAGCTCGAACGGCTCGTGCAGCGCGCCAAGGAACAAGGATTGACGCATGCCATCTGA
- a CDS encoding SDR family oxidoreductase — MPSEIAGKHALVTGGGRGIGQAIAKALAERGARISIVSRTVHEHAGASADVTNEDQVRRAFEACREKNGPIEILVNNSGIAESAPLMRTGLAMWERIMATNVTGTFLCTREAVEDMLIAKWGRIVNVASVAGLGGAPYVSAYCASKHAVVGFTRSIAAEFEGTGVTANVVCPGYTETDMMRKALENIKKFTGCTAEEARERLASTNPGGRIATVDEVAEATLEFVTGDHNGAAMVVPGNVLV, encoded by the coding sequence ATGCCATCTGAGATTGCCGGCAAACACGCGCTGGTGACGGGCGGCGGCCGGGGCATCGGCCAGGCAATCGCCAAGGCGTTGGCCGAACGCGGCGCGCGGATTAGCATCGTCAGCCGCACGGTGCACGAACACGCCGGCGCGTCGGCCGACGTCACGAACGAAGATCAAGTCCGTCGCGCCTTCGAAGCCTGCCGCGAGAAGAACGGACCGATCGAGATTCTCGTCAACAACTCCGGCATCGCCGAATCCGCACCGCTCATGCGCACGGGTCTGGCAATGTGGGAACGCATCATGGCGACCAACGTCACTGGGACGTTTCTGTGCACGCGCGAGGCCGTCGAGGATATGCTGATCGCCAAGTGGGGACGCATCGTCAACGTTGCGAGCGTCGCGGGATTGGGGGGCGCCCCCTACGTCTCGGCGTATTGCGCGAGCAAACACGCGGTCGTAGGATTCACGCGCTCGATCGCGGCCGAGTTCGAAGGCACGGGCGTCACCGCCAACGTCGTGTGTCCGGGCTACACCGAGACCGACATGATGCGCAAGGCCCTCGAGAACATCAAGAAGTTCACCGGCTGTACGGCAGAAGAAGCGCGCGAACGCCTCGCGAGCACCAACCCCGGCGGACGCATCGCGACCGTCGACGAGGTCGCCGAAGCGACGCTGGAGTTCGTCACCGGCGACCATAACGGCGCAGCCATGGTCGTCCCCGGGAACGTACTGGTTTAG
- a CDS encoding type II secretion system protein — translation MREGQRGFTLIETIVACAIVATLLVAGGFWMMGLHPGALAQATNDYDAAMSTARALAATSSNGATLVFAPITGRSGFTLRVYAGRPSATNAVQPTTAMPVTSDASISEKSLGAPPFAIFFGASGHVSGKPAYPTVDANGNATFTSIAAEPACPTGGFVLTFSAPSGATATRTLACTSSVASAPGLPNPSPTPNVPIVTPAALVYHWPADAQQTFVATEWGYTHWFAATGFACGSGVAAFPNVLPSPYSPAYSAAEAKATPTPPPSTPYSYPNSSDSMNDAPAAFPLDPAGEGLCTATIADDYGQQADTSVQVMGWLSAAYGAKTYTHLSSPMSLPSTDFPTKGSAVTIPLSKTYDSEALVPAVSLDAACSPYVKASAASGTTPGAPSSKPATASITLLLVTVPGSPIDCGGTIYDQYPGSQRGEGIAFNANIGSAEVDTWPRAVRYPMPGFAVGPCAIDQPRAYTNDTFGTPDASDTAPFSNQGSTGPYGTDSNGCMVYNKGQSGEAAVDMKFGTGKSVSVLVNEVGYSGSFLTSRVSDQIFCPSNSLSWSWQGNSAAGPTASLIGSAEASQSQCYFALTDSNGTVSSTNTIAAEVIQPCASGSVCYAEAIGQWWKYDNSSNPIACGNNNCITYYYADEVYKYSPSAGTWSTWQNRETPTYDSAGRQTGCATVPYNINFTADVYTGSTGEDDYPLLAWTPTSSLTLGESTLPANVKAGCTFDQGAGYGG, via the coding sequence ATGCGAGAAGGTCAACGCGGTTTCACGCTGATCGAAACAATCGTCGCGTGTGCGATCGTCGCGACGCTGCTGGTCGCCGGCGGCTTCTGGATGATGGGACTGCATCCGGGGGCGCTCGCGCAAGCCACAAACGATTACGACGCGGCAATGAGTACTGCGCGTGCGCTGGCGGCGACGTCGTCGAACGGAGCGACCCTCGTCTTCGCGCCGATTACCGGCCGCAGCGGCTTTACACTGCGCGTCTACGCCGGCCGTCCGAGTGCGACCAACGCCGTACAGCCCACGACCGCGATGCCGGTCACGAGCGATGCGAGCATTTCCGAGAAGTCGCTAGGCGCGCCCCCGTTCGCGATCTTCTTCGGCGCGTCTGGACACGTCAGCGGTAAGCCTGCGTATCCCACGGTCGATGCGAACGGAAACGCGACGTTTACCTCGATCGCGGCCGAGCCGGCGTGTCCGACGGGCGGGTTCGTGTTAACGTTCTCCGCGCCGTCGGGTGCGACCGCAACCCGCACCTTGGCCTGCACGTCGAGCGTGGCGAGCGCACCCGGATTACCGAATCCGTCGCCGACGCCGAACGTTCCGATCGTAACCCCGGCAGCGTTGGTCTATCATTGGCCCGCTGACGCGCAGCAAACGTTCGTCGCGACCGAATGGGGATACACCCACTGGTTTGCGGCGACGGGCTTTGCGTGCGGAAGCGGCGTCGCGGCGTTTCCCAACGTCCTGCCGTCGCCGTACTCGCCGGCGTATTCGGCCGCCGAGGCCAAAGCAACGCCCACTCCGCCGCCGAGCACGCCATATTCGTACCCGAACTCGTCGGACAGCATGAACGATGCACCCGCGGCCTTTCCGCTCGATCCCGCCGGTGAAGGACTCTGCACCGCGACGATTGCCGACGATTACGGACAGCAGGCGGATACGAGCGTACAAGTCATGGGCTGGCTCTCGGCGGCGTACGGCGCAAAGACGTACACCCATCTCAGCTCGCCGATGTCGCTGCCGAGCACTGATTTTCCCACGAAGGGCAGCGCGGTGACGATTCCACTATCAAAGACGTACGATAGCGAAGCGTTGGTACCGGCAGTGTCGTTGGATGCGGCGTGCTCGCCCTACGTCAAGGCGTCGGCGGCAAGCGGAACGACCCCGGGTGCGCCATCGTCGAAACCGGCGACGGCGAGCATCACGCTGCTGCTGGTCACCGTGCCCGGATCGCCGATCGACTGCGGCGGAACGATTTACGATCAGTATCCCGGATCGCAGCGCGGTGAAGGCATCGCGTTCAACGCGAACATCGGCAGCGCTGAGGTCGACACCTGGCCGCGCGCGGTACGCTATCCGATGCCGGGATTTGCGGTCGGTCCCTGCGCGATCGATCAGCCGCGCGCGTACACGAACGATACGTTCGGAACGCCCGACGCGAGCGACACGGCGCCATTCTCAAATCAAGGCTCAACTGGACCATACGGCACCGACAGCAACGGATGCATGGTGTACAACAAGGGTCAAAGTGGCGAAGCAGCCGTCGATATGAAGTTCGGCACGGGCAAGTCAGTCAGCGTTTTGGTGAACGAGGTGGGCTACTCAGGCAGTTTCTTGACCTCGCGCGTGTCCGATCAGATCTTTTGTCCCTCGAACTCGCTCTCTTGGTCATGGCAGGGCAATAGCGCCGCGGGGCCGACCGCGAGCCTGATTGGGTCCGCGGAGGCATCACAGTCACAATGCTACTTTGCTCTCACGGACAGTAACGGAACGGTAAGTTCGACAAACACGATTGCCGCAGAGGTTATCCAGCCTTGCGCGAGTGGTAGCGTTTGCTACGCCGAAGCGATCGGTCAATGGTGGAAGTACGATAACAGCAGTAATCCTATCGCCTGCGGCAACAATAACTGTATCACATACTACTACGCCGATGAGGTATACAAATACAGCCCGAGTGCGGGAACGTGGAGCACTTGGCAAAACCGCGAGACCCCGACATATGATAGCGCGGGCCGGCAAACCGGCTGCGCAACGGTTCCCTACAATATCAATTTCACTGCCGATGTCTATACCGGGTCGACTGGAGAGGATGATTACCCGCTGTTGGCCTGGACGCCTACATCTTCTTTGACCCTCGGCGAAAGCACACTACCTGCCAATGTAAAGGCAGGCTGCACGTTCGACCAGGGTGCAGGCTATGGCGGTTGA
- a CDS encoding glycosyltransferase family 39 protein yields the protein MIEGILGIVAEMLHLGTAWRYGYFRDELYFIACSKHLAWGYVDQPPLVALAALLSMPTGYELTALRILPIVAAALTVFFAVAMTNELGGGRFAQILTGLATMLAPAYLLLGNTLTTSSFEPLTWTLLVYACIRLVSNIVRQDTLHTQQWWMAAAGAVVLGGYAKYSIALLAVALLAGLSLTRERRVLNTPWLAIATLTAILALLPNILWQASHGWPIVTVLQGDASHRPTFQNGVALEYVSFWTNARAFALEQLLYLNPVSAPIWIAGLCAPFVLSRVRDMRFVTYAYIFVFIVAAALNAKGYYIVGMYASLFAFGAIVIERAAVAFRYAQLGAVIAVGILAMPLSLPILPVDALVTYSQRLGLTGSNGTPAHLVQPVFAEEFGWGRLAHDVAVQYFKLPLDVRRRTAIYADTYGDAGALDFFGQRYGLPTVISSQNNYYLWGIHGYDGSTMLAIGASRIDILRKYYRNVTLVATSSEPYRWVVEGPAPIYLCRDPVAPLSQIWPHLRWYGA from the coding sequence ATGATCGAAGGCATCCTCGGGATCGTAGCCGAGATGCTGCATCTCGGCACGGCGTGGCGATACGGCTACTTTCGCGACGAGCTCTACTTCATCGCCTGTTCGAAGCACCTGGCGTGGGGCTACGTCGATCAGCCGCCGCTCGTTGCGCTTGCGGCCTTGCTCTCCATGCCGACGGGATACGAACTCACGGCGCTGCGGATTCTGCCCATCGTCGCCGCAGCGCTGACCGTGTTTTTCGCCGTCGCGATGACCAACGAGCTCGGCGGCGGCCGCTTCGCGCAAATCCTTACCGGCCTTGCAACGATGCTCGCGCCGGCGTATCTGCTGCTCGGCAACACGTTAACGACGTCGTCGTTCGAGCCGCTCACCTGGACGTTGCTCGTCTACGCGTGCATTCGTCTCGTCAGCAACATCGTGCGGCAAGACACGTTGCACACGCAGCAATGGTGGATGGCCGCCGCGGGCGCGGTGGTACTCGGCGGGTACGCGAAGTACTCCATCGCGCTGCTGGCCGTCGCCTTACTGGCCGGGCTGTCGTTGACGCGCGAGCGGCGGGTCCTCAACACGCCGTGGCTAGCAATCGCGACCTTGACCGCGATCCTGGCGCTGCTGCCCAACATCTTGTGGCAAGCCTCCCACGGCTGGCCGATCGTCACCGTTCTCCAGGGCGACGCGTCGCATCGGCCCACCTTCCAAAACGGCGTCGCGCTAGAATACGTCAGTTTCTGGACCAACGCACGCGCCTTTGCGCTCGAGCAACTGCTCTATCTCAATCCCGTTTCGGCGCCGATTTGGATCGCCGGCCTGTGCGCGCCGTTCGTGCTTTCGCGCGTGCGCGACATGCGATTCGTCACCTATGCCTATATCTTCGTCTTCATCGTCGCGGCAGCGCTCAACGCCAAAGGCTATTACATCGTCGGCATGTACGCATCGCTCTTTGCCTTCGGCGCGATCGTGATCGAGCGCGCGGCCGTCGCGTTTCGGTACGCGCAGCTCGGCGCGGTGATCGCCGTCGGAATCCTTGCGATGCCGCTCTCGCTGCCGATTCTGCCGGTCGACGCGCTCGTCACGTACAGTCAACGCCTCGGACTCACCGGATCCAACGGGACGCCGGCACATCTGGTGCAGCCGGTATTCGCCGAAGAGTTCGGCTGGGGGCGCCTGGCGCACGACGTGGCCGTACAGTATTTCAAACTGCCGCTCGACGTTCGCCGGCGCACGGCGATTTACGCCGACACGTACGGTGATGCCGGCGCGCTCGATTTCTTCGGCCAGCGATACGGATTGCCGACGGTCATCTCGAGTCAGAACAACTACTATCTGTGGGGCATCCACGGCTATGACGGCTCGACGATGCTTGCGATCGGTGCGTCGCGCATCGACATTTTGCGCAAGTACTACCGCAACGTCACCCTGGTCGCGACGTCGTCCGAGCCGTATCGCTGGGTGGTCGAGGGTCCGGCGCCGATTTACCTCTGCCGCGACCCGGTCGCACCGCTTTCCCAGATCTGGCCGCACCTGCGCTGGTACGGCGCTTAG